ATATATAGGATTGCGCGCGACGATAAAGAATAGATATGTATCTTCCTACGGATTTATCACACCCGTTCATTAAATCACCTCCACACAAAATAGTTGCATCCACAACTATGAGTATTATACAATAAAAATAGTTGTGGATGCAACTATTTTTATTTGGCAACATAATCCTACTATCAGCTATTATATTGCGCGTCTACTAAGGGGATATAAAAGGTGGCATCCCACTAACTTGGGATACCACCTTTTATATTCATATCAATATTATATTGGAGATTATCGTAAATAATGAAGCCTATAGCCCCTAATCACTAGGGGTAACATCATCAATCTTCCACTTGAAGTTGTTTTCCAAACCTCTTAGTCAGATCCTCAACTGTCCGTTTACTCTCTTCATCATTTTGCTGTTGTTTCGTAAAATCTCCCTGAATTTTTTCTATACTTCCTTTATGAAATCTAACTACGACATTTGGGTAGGTCAAGGCCTGGGTAACGAAGTCATTTTTCTCTGGGGCTGCTAATACAGCATGAACATAGCCTGTTCCTTGTATGACTTCAGTTATACTGTCTATTATCAGCCTATAACCACCAGTTGGCTGCTCTCCAGCCGCTGCGAGTACATACTTCCAATTACCCGCATCTAAAGCGTAAATACCTTCTGTCTTAAAATTATCTTGATGCCATTTTTTTAAAACTTCATTTTCTTGAACTATTTCCGGATCCACTATCTCAAAGTATACTCTTCTTTCAACACCTATCATATCCCCCTCGCTGCTAGATTTAATAATCATTGCGTGTAAGGATTGATTCCAGTCTACTTTGGCTCCTAAAGCTTCTGCAACAAAACGGCCAGGAATAAAAGTTCTTCCCTCCACAATTTTTGCCGGCACCTCGAGCTTTAAAGTCTCCGCTGTTGATGTACCTCCAACACGTCTTATTACCGTTGCAGTATTTTTATTAACAAATAACTCAATATGAATTGCCTCTTTATGAATTGCAACACTCCCCCTCTCTTGCTGCCACTCAACTTTGGCTCCTAAGTTTTCCATAACCCCTCTTAAAGGGATCAATATATTATTATTTTCAATAAACGGTTCTGCATCTATTAACAGCCACCGCCCATTAACTTGAATACCAATGCCCGTATTACTTGGTGCAGCCCATACTGTACCTGATAAAATAAAGATGCAGCACATACCTATTGCAGCACTTTTTCTTAAGTTTAATCTAATCATGATACATTCCTCCTCATTAACCATTCGGATTATTCTATTACATTAAATACCTATCTAATGATTTGAAGTTGATTTAATATCCTTGTTAAGATCGTTCTCTCTTTTTCATCAAAAATAAATTCTAGGCCATATTCATATAAATTTCCATTTACCTCATTCGCCCACACAGGACAGCCATAGAGTTTGATTTCTTTACCTAGGAGCTGTGTTGTAAATTGAAGCACCATATCTCTTTTAACAGGAAATCTTATGTTAGAAATAAAACACAAGCCTCCCGGCCCTATATTTTTAACTAATACTTTGGTATTACCTACCCTTGTTTTTTTTCCTTGAATCTCTAAAATTGTCATATCAGACTGTAATAGCTCAGTAAACTGAATCCTAAAGAACTTGCGTCTTTCTTCATGGGATAAGCCTCGCCTATTCCTGTCACTAGTAGGTCCACACTTCTTCACAGCTAACAGCATCTCAAAATCATTCTGAGAGATCGGTTTGCTAAATAAATAACCCTGTCCCAAATAACAATTCAATTTTCGCAAGTAATCAAGCTGTTCCCATGTCTCAATACCTTCTGCAACTAATTTGATTTTAAGTTCCTTCGCTAAGTTAATCATAGATTTTACAATGATAGTAGTCGTTTCATTTAAAGGAATATCCTTAGTAAATATGCGATCTATTTTCAAAATATCCACCTTAAATCTATTTAAATATTCTAAAGATGCAAAACCTGTTCCAAAATCATCAAGAGCTACCTGTATGCCCAACGCTTGTAATTTCTTGATATTATGAATCACTTGCTCAAAATTGCTATTAAGAACATTCTCTAAAATTTCTACTATTATAAAGCTTGGATCTAATTTAAATTCATCGATTATGACTTTAATATGCTCTACAAAATCTTTTTCATAAAATTGGACACTGGAATAATTAATGGCTATTTTTATAGCTGGAAAACCTCCACTTATCCAGCTTTTATAAGTACGACATACCTCTCTTAATATCCATTTGCCTATATCAACAATAAACCCTGCCTCTTCTGCTATAGCAATAAACTCATCGGATGACACAATCCCCCAAGTTGGATGTTCCCAACGAATCAATGCTTCTGCTGAGGTAATTTCACTTGTTTGCAAGTTAACTTGGGGCTGATAATACACTCTTAGCTGGTTCTTTTGTATCGCTTTACACAAATCATTTCTCAGGGTAAAGTCTTTGTAGTTTTGTATATCCATATCATGAGAATAGAAAGTATACCTATTCTTGCCCTGTTCTTTTGCACGAAGCAGTGCAATGTTGGCATATTTTATAAGCGAATCAGTATCTTGTTCATCATAAATATACGTACTTATACCTACACTCATCGTAACATTTAGTTCATACGTATCTATCTCAAAAGAATGGGAAAATAACTGAATAATGTTTTTAGCAACATTCTCATATGCTGCTATACTCTCTAAATTTGATACAATAACAGCAAACTGATCCCCCGAGTAACGTGCAATAAATGCCTGTTCACCTAAAAAAGCTTTTAACCGCTCTGTTATTTGAACAATTAACTTATCTGCAAGCTGATAACCTACTGCATCATTAATGTATTTGAAACCATCAATATCTAACATCATGATTACAAATGTATAGAAGTTTTTCTTGGCATCCTCACATAAATATTGAATATGTTTTTTAAAATAAGAACGATTAGGGAGGTTTGTTAATTCATCATGGGTTGCAATATGCACCATCTTTTTTTCCATGTTTATTTTTTCTGTAATGTCCTGAACTGTACCATAAACATAAATTAACCTGCCATCCGTATCTCGTATCGCCTCAATTAAATTGTGTAAATTCCTTACGTCACCATCAGGTTTAATAATCCGAAATGCCATACTCGAGAAATATTCCTGTGAGGGGTTCTTTAAACTTTCTTCTAAATTACTTTGTATCATACCTCTGTCGTCTGGATGAATAAAGTTCAGGGCCCCTTCAAAAGTTCCGTCAAATTGCCCGGGCGTTATACCATAAATATGATAGGTTTCATCAGACCAATAGATCTTACCACGAACCACGTCCATTTCCCAGCTGCCCATTTGTGCTAGATGCTGTGCTCTTGCAAGGCTTTTATAACTTTTTTCCAGTTTTTCTTCTAACTGTTTCTTTTCTGTTATATCCTGTAACGTTCCTACAATACTTATAACTTGATCCCCTTCGCCAAATAGAGGTTCCCCCCTAGAAATAACAATTTTTTCTGGTCCATCAGACTGCGGAATACGGTACTCAATTTCATAACTTTTTCCATTTAGACAATCCTTTACTGCATTTTCTACTTTTACTTGATCTTTAGGGTGAATCAATTTGAGAATACTATCATAGTCTTTTTTAAATGCTAATGGTTGAATATTATAGATTCGATACAGCTCCTCTGACCAATAAATCTGATCCTCTATCACATCATATTTCCAACTTCCAACCCCGGCTACTTTTTGTGCTTGATTCAGATTATCCCCAAATGTCTTTAACTCATTCTCTATCAGTTTCTGTTTTGTAATATCCTGTATAATACCAATCATCTTAATGGGGGTATTCTGTTCATCACATAATACTTTCGTTTTTTCATGCACATACTTTTCTATTCCACCCGGCGTCACAATACGATATTCTATATCATATTCTTTGCCTGTTAAAGCACCCTCTGCTGCTTGTTTTACCCTCTGCAGATCATCCCCTTGTATATATAAATAAAAACTCTCAAGTTTACCATCAAAATCTTGGGGCGTACACCCCATAATATCATAAACCTCATCTGTGAAAAAAATCTCATCCTTTTGCAGATCATGGGTCCAGCTTCCAATGTGACAAAGCTGCTGTCCATAAATAACATTCTCTTTTAGCTGGTTAAATTTTGTTTTTACTTCCTGTTTTTCTGTATCATCTAAAAGAACTTTTAATATATCTTTTTTCCACATAGCCATATCGCCCTCTCCTTTAGATGTATTTTATAGCCAGAGTATCCTAAAAAGCAAAAAAGCTGTAGCCTGCAAATAGCCACAACTTTAAATATTAGTAAGTACAACTAATATTACACACTTTGCAACTCAACCATCATAGTTCTTCCACCTTAGACTTGTAGCTTTGCGTCCCTACCTTTCGATAAGTTTGCCTATTTTATCATCATATATTATAAATATTATAATACTTTTATAGTAAATTACAATAACTAAATAACTAAAGTGCCAGTACCTCATTAAAACTAATAGAAAACACTTGACTTAGCCTATACTATAGGGTTTATAGTAAGCTTAATACTGGTTTAAAATTTAAATATATTTAACTTTTATGGTAACTGTGGTATAAGTTAAAATACTCTTATACAAATGAAAGGATGATAATCAATGAAAGCATTATTAATCGGCGGAACAGGCACAATAAGCCTTGCAATTTCTAAATTATTAATTGAACTCGGCTGGGAACTCTACTTACTTAATCGTGCCAATCATTCAGAAGAAATCAAAAATGATAAGGTTAAATTTGTTACTTGTGATATCAATGATGAAGAAAAGGCAGCACAGCTACTTGAGGGACTTGATTTTGATGTTGTAGCAGATTTTATTGCATTTTTGCCTGAGCAATTAGAAAGAGATTATCGCTTGTTTCAAAGCAGAACCAAGCAATTTATTTTTATAAGTTCTGCATCTATTTATCAAAAACCACTTTCTGATTATAGAATCACAGAAGGCACGCCTCTTTCTAATCCGTATTGGGAATACTCCAGAAATAAGATCGCTTGTGA
This genomic window from Cellulosilyticum sp. I15G10I2 contains:
- a CDS encoding stalk domain-containing protein, with translation MIRLNLRKSAAIGMCCIFILSGTVWAAPSNTGIGIQVNGRWLLIDAEPFIENNNILIPLRGVMENLGAKVEWQQERGSVAIHKEAIHIELFVNKNTATVIRRVGGTSTAETLKLEVPAKIVEGRTFIPGRFVAEALGAKVDWNQSLHAMIIKSSSEGDMIGVERRVYFEIVDPEIVQENEVLKKWHQDNFKTEGIYALDAGNWKYVLAAAGEQPTGGYRLIIDSITEVIQGTGYVHAVLAAPEKNDFVTQALTYPNVVVRFHKGSIEKIQGDFTKQQQNDEESKRTVEDLTKRFGKQLQVED
- a CDS encoding EAL domain-containing protein; this translates as MAMWKKDILKVLLDDTEKQEVKTKFNQLKENVIYGQQLCHIGSWTHDLQKDEIFFTDEVYDIMGCTPQDFDGKLESFYLYIQGDDLQRVKQAAEGALTGKEYDIEYRIVTPGGIEKYVHEKTKVLCDEQNTPIKMIGIIQDITKQKLIENELKTFGDNLNQAQKVAGVGSWKYDVIEDQIYWSEELYRIYNIQPLAFKKDYDSILKLIHPKDQVKVENAVKDCLNGKSYEIEYRIPQSDGPEKIVISRGEPLFGEGDQVISIVGTLQDITEKKQLEEKLEKSYKSLARAQHLAQMGSWEMDVVRGKIYWSDETYHIYGITPGQFDGTFEGALNFIHPDDRGMIQSNLEESLKNPSQEYFSSMAFRIIKPDGDVRNLHNLIEAIRDTDGRLIYVYGTVQDITEKINMEKKMVHIATHDELTNLPNRSYFKKHIQYLCEDAKKNFYTFVIMMLDIDGFKYINDAVGYQLADKLIVQITERLKAFLGEQAFIARYSGDQFAVIVSNLESIAAYENVAKNIIQLFSHSFEIDTYELNVTMSVGISTYIYDEQDTDSLIKYANIALLRAKEQGKNRYTFYSHDMDIQNYKDFTLRNDLCKAIQKNQLRVYYQPQVNLQTSEITSAEALIRWEHPTWGIVSSDEFIAIAEEAGFIVDIGKWILREVCRTYKSWISGGFPAIKIAINYSSVQFYEKDFVEHIKVIIDEFKLDPSFIIVEILENVLNSNFEQVIHNIKKLQALGIQVALDDFGTGFASLEYLNRFKVDILKIDRIFTKDIPLNETTTIIVKSMINLAKELKIKLVAEGIETWEQLDYLRKLNCYLGQGYLFSKPISQNDFEMLLAVKKCGPTSDRNRRGLSHEERRKFFRIQFTELLQSDMTILEIQGKKTRVGNTKVLVKNIGPGGLCFISNIRFPVKRDMVLQFTTQLLGKEIKLYGCPVWANEVNGNLYEYGLEFIFDEKERTILTRILNQLQIIR